GACGTCACAGTGGTCCTCACTTCCGACGCGGAGGTCAACGGCGAGCTGGCCGTCCTCGACCAGGTCTCGCCCAACGTCTACAAGACCCGCTTCCCCTACTCCGTCGTGTACAACTCGCCGGGAACGCTCTATGTGGCGGTCTCGGGCACGGCGGCTCCGGTCATCACTGCTCGTTACGAAGACCGTGACGACGGCACGGGTTCCCGCTGCAAGAGCTCGCTCGATCCCACGCAGCAGGGCTTCCTGACCGCCAACACGACGGTCAACGTGACGTCCGGCCGCATCGACCTCAAGACGTACCAGATCCTGCTCGTCGGAACCGTTCCGACGAACGGCGACAACGACGGGTTCGCGGACACGAACGAGACGATCGACATGCCGGTCACGTTCGTGAACAAGAGCGGTCTCGCCCTGGACGACCTCACCGCAACGCTGGGCACGAGTGATCCGAACATCGAGTGCATCAGCAAGCCGGTCGTCACGGTCCCGGCCGTTCCCGGCACGGTGGCGAACAACGCCACCGTGGTCTCGGCTCCGTTCCGCTTCAAGGTCGCCAACGTCAACCGCACCTCGGTGGACCAGAACCTCAAGGCCACCTTCAACCTCACGCTCCACTCGCGGCAGTTCGACGCCATCACGCGGTCGATGACCCTCACGATCGATCTCGATCTGAGCACGAGTGGCGGGTCGGGTCCGCTCGAGTTCGTCGAAGACTTCACCTCGACGGCGAACATGGGCAAGTTCACGATCTCGACACTCGACGCCGGAAAGAACAGCCTCTCGAACTCGTTCGGGATGCGCTGCCAGTACAACGACCCGGACGGGCTGAACACGAACAGCGCGGGCGACAAGGACTGCTTCCTCGGCTTCACCGGCGATCCCGCCGCCGGCGTCAACGACTGGCACGTGCACGACAGCTCGGCAGCCAATGGCGGCCTGGGCCGTGCGTACACGGGCAACTTCTCCGTCCACTGGGGCGTCCACCTCGGCACCACGCCGAAGCGCGATACCGGACGCTTCAAGCAGTTGGACGCGATCCAGACGATCAACGCCGTCGCCCTCGGATTGGCGAGCTCGAACCCCGAGTTGAACTTCGCTCACCAGGTTTCGCTCGTCGACAACCGCGGCATCGGCAACATCACGAACGGCGAGTGCGCCGATCGTGCAGTCGTCCAGGTCAACGTCCTGAACTCGGCGGGCGCGCCCACGACGTGGGTGAAGATCTTCCCGTACGAGAACGTGTACGAACAGCAAGGCACCGACGACTTCACCAACTGCGAGTTCGATCCGACCGACGACGGTAACAACGAAGAATCGTTCTTCAACCCGACCGATCCGGCGCGCCGGCTCGGACCGTCGTCGACCTGTTTCCCCGAGTTCGTGTTCTCGCGCTCGGGCGACACCGACTACCGCAACACGTGGGACCCGACCCATGTCGGCCTCGCCGATGCGAACGCCGGCTTGAAGGGCTCCATCAACGTCGGCACGTGGGTCCGGCCGCGGTTCTCGCTGCTGCCGTACGCCGCGCGCCGCATCCGACTGCGGTTCCTCGGCACCTCGATCGAGTTGGGCAGCAGCCAGACCTGGGATGCGTTCTTCGGACGTGACGACCAGGTGCAGGACGACGGCTGGTACATCGACGACGTCCACATCGTGGGTGCCCTCGGCGGAACGCCGTTTACGATCACGCAAGACACCAAGGTGATCACGCCTCTCGCGACCTGCGGCACCTGCTCCTCGATCACCGCCGCTCTCGTCGCGACGCCGGCCACGACCGCAGGACCGGGTCAGCCCACCTCCCTAGAAGCCAAGACCTCCACGATCGACGTCTGCCTGAACGGCGTCACGCAGTATCAGTTCTGGCAGGACACCAACAACAACTCGATCGTCGGGGACGCTGGCGACACGCTCCTCCGCGACTGGACCGACAGCTCAACCTTCGCGGATGCGCCGCAGGTCAACACTCAGTACGGCGTGAAGGTGCGCTGCTCGACCAACGTCAACTGCGACCAGGCAGACGGGTCGGCGGCCAAGGTAGCCCTCGTGACGGTGCCTTGCCCGTCGAGCGGCACGGCCAAGGCCAAGTTCACGCAGAGCATCGGCGTGAGCAAGACTGCCGTCAGCTGGGCGACCACGACCCCCGCCGATGCGATCCGGGGCGACCTCATCGCTCTCCGGGCCAACGGCGGTAACTTCAACACGACCGTGCTCGCCTGCATCGGCAACGACGTCAACGTGAGCTCGATCGCTGACGCAACGAATCCGGGCGTAGCGGCCGCGTTCTACTACCTCGTGCGGCCGTCGGTTGCGACGTACTGCAACCAGGTCGCCCTCAGCTGGAGGGAAGGAGTTCCTTCCGAGCTGCCGGGTGCCGGTGGGGACCGCGATGCGGACCTCACAGGTGCCGCGAACGTCTGCCCGTAACGGGCTGACGCAGAGTACTTCCCTGGGGAGGGGCTTCGGCCCCTCCCCTTTTTTTTGCGCGCGGGCCGCTAGCGAACGGCCGCGCTAGCGCGAATCCCCTGCCCCGTGTGCTAGCCGCGATCAAACGAGCACGTGACCCCAGAGACTTCGGACGACGAATCCCTTGCCGCGTGCGAGCGGCTCAGGATCGGGATTTGATAGGAATTGGACGCGCAGGTTCCTCGCGGACCACGCGGCCGGATCGTCTTCGCCATTCACCGTAGCGGCAAGCATGGCCCGACCGCTGCGATCGAGGCATTCGACAGGACACTGGCAATCTTGATGTTGGCGTCTTCGAAGATCTTCTAGAAGGTCGGTTTCTACTGATGGAGACCGCTAACCGGAGGGCCGACACTTTTCTGTCAATGGGGTTGGCTCTCCGACTGAGACGCGGATTGAAACCAACCACTGCGGTTCGGACGCCACGTGCCGATCATCACACTCAAGCGCGTCGCATACCAAATTGGCCTGGGCGTCCCTGCGGGAAAGTGGCCCCGCAGAACTCACCTCGTATCATTTCAGATGGGCGCTTTATTGGGTCTTCTCAGCTTGGGCGGCCGGTGCAGGCGTCGATTAAGGGATCCATGCTGCGACCGCTTGGGAGTAGCTATGGAGCGGGCCTTAGAGCAGCCGGCCGCGCGACGACCGGCCGAGGTGCGCGGCGGCGGTGCTCGTCGTCCTTCGGCCGCGCGGCGTGCGCTCGAGGAAGCCGATCTGGATGAGATACGGCTCGTAGATCTCCTCGAGGGTCTCCGCATCCTCTCCGACCGCAGCGGCGAGGGTGGAGAGTCCGACGGGACCGCCTTGGAACTTCTCCAGGATCGCGAGGAGGATGCGCCGGTCGACCTCGTCCAAGCCGTAGCGGTCGACTTCGAGGCGTTCGAGGGCCGACGACGCGAGCTGCTCCGTGATGTGCGGCTCGCCTGCGACGTCGGCGAAGTCGCGGACCCTGCGAAGGAGCCGGTTGACGATCCGTGGTGTCCCTCGGGAGCGCTTCGCGATCTCGGCCGCGGCCTCGGCGACGAGGCCCACCGACATGATCTCGGAGGAGCGTGAGGCGATCGTCGCGAGATCGTCGCGCTCGTAGTAATCGAGATGATGGACGATGCCGAAGCGATCGCGAAGCGGCCCCGATAGCAGTCCCACGCGGGTCGTCGCACCCACCAGGGTGAAGCGCGGCAGCTCGAGACGCACGGTTCGGGCACCGGGGCCGCTTCCGACGACGAGGTCGAGGGCAAAGTCCTCCATCGCGGGATAGAGGATCTCTTCGAGCGCGCGGCCCAGGCGGTGGATCTCGTCGATGAAGAGGACATCGCCGGCCTGGAGGTTGGTGACGATCGCGGCCAGGTCGCCGGCGCGCTCGATCGAAGGACCGCTGGTGACGCGGATCTCCCCTCCCATCTCATGCGCGATGATGTGGGCGAGCGTCGTCTTCCCGAGGCCCGGCGGGCCGTAGAGGAGGACGTGGTCGAGCGGCTCCTGGCGCTTCCGCGCAGCCGCCAGGAAGACGGCGAGGTTCTCCTTCACGCGCGTCTGCCCGATGTAGTCGCGGAGGCGCTTGGGACGCAGGCTGGCGTCGAGCTGGTCGTCCTCGACCTGGGGGGCGCCGCTCAGGATCCGGGCGTCGTCGTTCATCGGCCGCTCCCGCGAACGAGCGAGCGCAGCGCAGCACGGAGGACCTCTTCGAGCGGGGCTTCGGGGCCGACCTCGCGCCGGCCGGCGGCGACCGCTCGCTCGGACGCATCATCGGAGTATCCGAGATGAGCGAGTGCCGAGGCCGCGTCGGCCTCGATGCCGCTCGCAGGGCGGGCCTGCCCCGAGGGTGCGGCGAGGCCTGCCTTGCGCCCGCGCGCAGGGGGCCGATCCTTGAGCTCGAGGAGAACGCGCTCCGCGGTCTTGCGGCCGATGCCGGGGATCCGTTCGAGCACCGTCCGGTCGGCATCTTCGACGGCGCGGGCGAGATCCGACACGCCGATGCCGGAGAGCACCGCGAGCGCGATCTTCGGTCCCACCCCGGAGATCGAGATCAGCCTCTCGAACGCCTGGCGCTCGTCATCGCTCGAGAACCCGAAAAGCTGGATCGCGTCCTCGCGAACGTGGGTGTGGACGAAGAAGTCTGCCGAGCCGTTCGGAGGGCCGATGCGGTAGAAGGTGCTGAGCGGGATCTGGAGCCGATATCCGACGCCGTGCACGTCGACCACGACCTCATCCGGGCGTAGCGAGAGGATCTTTCCGGAGATGTGAGCGATCATCGTGGGGCGCCGCCGGCCAATCCGATTACGAAGAACCGGATCGTACCATGCCGGTCAGCCGGCCACGCCGCGTCTCAGCGCGCTGGAGCGGCCGGGGTGTACGTCCAGCCGGTCTCGACGATCTGGCCGGCGAGCCCCGCCTTTCGCTGACGCGCCTTCTCGAGGTTCTGCGCTTCCTCAAAGCTGTGCAGGCTCGTACAGGCGACCGGCTGCGGGTTGTCGGGTTGCGGCTTGAACGCGTACTTCGATTCGAGATACTTCAGAAACGCTTCGCTCACAGGGCCCAAGCTCTGGGCCTCCGCGGCAAAGGCCGCGCTGAAATACGTCACCGAGCGCTTGGCAGGATCATTGGGGGACGGAGTCGAAGACGCAGTGCAGAACAAATAGTTGGTCGAGCTCGGAGGGCCGCTCTGTACGACGTCAGCGGCATTGGCGGCCGCGAACATGAGCGCGACGGCGGGAAGCGCCACCGCGATCACTCTGCGCTTACGATTCATCCCGGTCCCTCCTTCGACGATGTTCCGGTATTGTCGCCTTCAACGCGCGCGACGGCCAGCGCGCGACCACACCGCCGACGCCCCGCAGCCGAACAGATGACAGAGGGCCGCCGCCGCCGCGTCGGCGACATCCGGTCCTTCGAACGCGTGGTCGACCGCGAGCAGGCGGGCCACCATCGCCTGGACTTGGATCTTCTCGGCGCTGCCGGTGCCGGTGACCGCCTTCTTGATCGTCGCGGGCGCGTACTCCTGGACCGGTACCGCCGCACGCCCGAGCGAGGCGAGAATCACGCCGCGCGCGTGGGCAAGCTGGAGCGCCGAGCGTGCGCTGACTCCGTGGAACGGAGCCTCGACGGCGGCGAACG
The Candidatus Polarisedimenticolaceae bacterium DNA segment above includes these coding regions:
- the ruvB gene encoding Holliday junction branch migration DNA helicase RuvB produces the protein MNDDARILSGAPQVEDDQLDASLRPKRLRDYIGQTRVKENLAVFLAAARKRQEPLDHVLLYGPPGLGKTTLAHIIAHEMGGEIRVTSGPSIERAGDLAAIVTNLQAGDVLFIDEIHRLGRALEEILYPAMEDFALDLVVGSGPGARTVRLELPRFTLVGATTRVGLLSGPLRDRFGIVHHLDYYERDDLATIASRSSEIMSVGLVAEAAAEIAKRSRGTPRIVNRLLRRVRDFADVAGEPHITEQLASSALERLEVDRYGLDEVDRRILLAILEKFQGGPVGLSTLAAAVGEDAETLEEIYEPYLIQIGFLERTPRGRRTTSTAAAHLGRSSRGRLL
- the ruvA gene encoding Holliday junction branch migration protein RuvA, producing MIAHISGKILSLRPDEVVVDVHGVGYRLQIPLSTFYRIGPPNGSADFFVHTHVREDAIQLFGFSSDDERQAFERLISISGVGPKIALAVLSGIGVSDLARAVEDADRTVLERIPGIGRKTAERVLLELKDRPPARGRKAGLAAPSGQARPASGIEADAASALAHLGYSDDASERAVAAGRREVGPEAPLEEVLRAALRSLVRGSGR
- the ruvC gene encoding crossover junction endodeoxyribonuclease RuvC codes for the protein MRVLGVDPGSRRAGWAVLSGTAYHPELTACGAIVLPERLAFEQRLAKLHDEMDAIVAAYRPTFAAVEAPFHGVSARSALQLAHARGVILASLGRAAVPVQEYAPATIKKAVTGTGSAEKIQVQAMVARLLAVDHAFEGPDVADAAAAALCHLFGCGASAVWSRAGRRAR